The sequence CGTTCCGAGGTGTAAACTTATGGTGCGGCCCGCAGTAATTGCGAGAGCTACATGCCCGATATCGAGCCGAGCTATCGGCCGAAGATGATGCCGCGGGAATTGGCGGCCGGACCGGTAATGCTCGACTTCTTTCATCACGACGGGCGGGTTGGCGAGCGCTGGATCGGGCTACATCCCCGCGAATTCAAACTGCTCTGGCGACTTGCAGAGGTGCCGTCTTGCACGGTCACCAAGGAGCAGCTTTTGCGCGATGTCTGGCGCCTAAGGCATTATCCCGAAACCAACAGTATCGAGGTGCATGTCTCTCGCCTCAGGGCGAAGCTGGCAGTCTTTTCATGCGATTGGCTAGTAGTCACCGACCCCGAAGGCGGCTATCGCTTGACGTTGACCGAAGCGGAAGGTGCGCTCATGGCCGGGTCTGCAAGAAGGCCGGAGCTGGATGGCTATACCCGCACCGATGACGACAAGAATACCGGAGAGAACTGATATGAGCATCGATTATCGCGAGAACGAGCGCGTTTCCATCACACTTGGCGAAAATGGCGTTGCGCAAGTTCGCTTGATCCGCGCCGACAAGATGAACGCGCTTGATCCCGACATGTTTCAGGCGATCATTGATGCCGGCCATGCGCTGCACCGTGCCAAAGGTCTGCGTGCGGTTGTTCTTTCAGGCGAGGGTAAGTCGTTCTGTGCTGGTCTTGATTTGGCGAGCATGGCCCAAGTCGGAAATAGCGAGGGCAAGGCTCCATTGACCGAGCGGACATATGGCAACGCCAATATGTTCCAGCAGGTTGCCATGGTATGGCGCAAGCTACCGGTGCCCGTCATTGCGGCGATCCACGGCGTTTGTTTTGGCGGCGGGTTGCAGATTGCCAGCGGCGCTGATTTCCGTATCGCCGCGCCCGATACCCGTCTCGCGATTATGGAAATGCGCTGGGGTATCATCCCCGATATGGGCGGGTTCGCTTTGTGGAGTAGCACTGTTCGCGACGATGTCCTGCGGATGTTGACCTATACAAACACCGAATTTAACGGTGAACAGGCGGTTGAATATGGGCTCGCGACCGAGGTCAGTGATGACCCGCTGGCCCGGGCGACGGCGCTGGCCGAGCAGATCGCCAGCAAAAATCCGGACGCCATTCGCGAAGCGAAGGGCCTGTTCGGTACCTATCTTCACCTGAGCGAAGACGATGTGTTGATGGAAGAAAGCGTGCGCCAGCAGCGCCTCACGGGCACCAAGAACCAGATGGAGGCCGTGACCAGCCAGATGCAGAAACGGCCTGCCAATTTCGAGGATCATTGACCCTGAGTTGGGTCAGCCGAAGATAGCCGCGCACTGAAAGCCGGTCATCACCAGCTTTTCGTCGGAATTCCACAGCTTCAGCCGCTCGCTGGAAAAGCCATCAGCTGCGTGCTCACCCGCGGTTTCCGCTAACCACCAGCCGTTATGTGTAACCGGCTCGGTGTCGAGGATGTTGAAAGACCAGTTGATCGAGCTAATCGGTCCGCGGCGCTGCATCTGACGCATTGATCCTGGCGGTAAAGTGTCCCCGACCAGCACCATCTCTGCAATCGGGTCCAGCCCTTCGCGGTCCTTCAGGCGGAACCAGCGGCGCACGATGGGATCGCCCTTGCCGGAGCTTTCCTGGGCCCTGCGGATTTCGTATTGGCCGATGAAAGACGGGGCGACGTTGCTGAACGGGAGCTCTTCTGCCTGATCCACTGGAAGCGGCCGAGGCTCTGGCGGCCCCGCGGGATATTCGGCATTGGCCTCGCGAGCTGAGCCGAACAGCCACAGCCCCCGGTGCGCGAGCGCGCCGTTCGAATGGATCTCGGTTTCGACCTGCGTAACACTTCGACCCTGACGCAATATGCGCGCTGTCGTTGTCGATTCGGCACCGACTGGACCCACAAAGCCAACCTGCGCGGCCCTGAGCGGCGGAAGATCCGTAAATGTGCGGGTCGCGGCCGCATAGGCCAGTAGCGACGACGCGCCTCCATACATGGTGCGCCCTTGCATCCAGTCGCCGCCATCTGCTGTCACGAAAGCATCGCCTTCGCGTTTCAGTCCGTCCAAAAAATTTTTGATGCTCATCAATAGGGCAATAGCGTCATTCTCTGGCGTTTCCAGCATTGAAGCTGGTAGTCGAGCCGAGCCCAATATGATTACCCGATGGAGGTCGTCTCGATCTTCT comes from Altererythrobacter sp. ZODW24 and encodes:
- a CDS encoding winged helix-turn-helix domain-containing protein: MPDIEPSYRPKMMPRELAAGPVMLDFFHHDGRVGERWIGLHPREFKLLWRLAEVPSCTVTKEQLLRDVWRLRHYPETNSIEVHVSRLRAKLAVFSCDWLVVTDPEGGYRLTLTEAEGALMAGSARRPELDGYTRTDDDKNTGEN
- a CDS encoding crotonase/enoyl-CoA hydratase family protein; translation: MSIDYRENERVSITLGENGVAQVRLIRADKMNALDPDMFQAIIDAGHALHRAKGLRAVVLSGEGKSFCAGLDLASMAQVGNSEGKAPLTERTYGNANMFQQVAMVWRKLPVPVIAAIHGVCFGGGLQIASGADFRIAAPDTRLAIMEMRWGIIPDMGGFALWSSTVRDDVLRMLTYTNTEFNGEQAVEYGLATEVSDDPLARATALAEQIASKNPDAIREAKGLFGTYLHLSEDDVLMEESVRQQRLTGTKNQMEAVTSQMQKRPANFEDH
- a CDS encoding thioesterase family protein; this encodes MSIKNFLDGLKREGDAFVTADGGDWMQGRTMYGGASSLLAYAAATRTFTDLPPLRAAQVGFVGPVGAESTTTARILRQGRSVTQVETEIHSNGALAHRGLWLFGSAREANAEYPAGPPEPRPLPVDQAEELPFSNVAPSFIGQYEIRRAQESSGKGDPIVRRWFRLKDREGLDPIAEMVLVGDTLPPGSMRQMQRRGPISSINWSFNILDTEPVTHNGWWLAETAGEHAADGFSSERLKLWNSDEKLVMTGFQCAAIFG